The genomic interval GTTAGAAGTGCCATTGCCCGACAGACTAGCATTAATCAGTCAGAAGCACAAGCAATATGAAACGCAAGAATGGATTGTCTTTACGCCTAGACATCAGCCTGAGGAATCATTAATGGGGCATTTGACATTTGCTTTGAAATATGAAGGTATAGAGTTAGGTGTATTAAAAAAAATATTTGCATTGGTTGCCCCTATTGATATAGAATCTATTATTTCACTTGAACCTACGGGACAATACAGTAAAAGAATATGGTTTTTATACGAATGGCTAATGGGAGTCAATTTAGATTTGAAGGATTTGTCGGCTGGTAACTATGTTGATTTGGTAGATACAAAGCTACAATTTGGCAGCCACCCCCTTCCCTCAAAAAGACATCGTATTCGGAATAACCTTCCTGGAGTGCGGGAATTTTGTCCTCTTGTTCGCAAAACCTCTTTCCTTAAAAACTTAATTGAATTGGATTTAGCACAACAGATAAAAGTTATCATTGGAAAAATTCATCCAGATGTAATGGCTAGAACAGCGGCTTTTCTTTTGCTTAAGGATTCAAAAGCATCTTATGCTATAGAGGGAGAAAAGCCTCCACAAAACCGTGCTCAAAGATGGGGACGGGCAATTGGACAAGCTGGGCTTAAACCTATAGATAAAAATGAACTGCTCAGACTACAGGAAATTGTGATTGATAATTCCAGATTTACTAAAATGGGATGGCGTACGGATGAAGGTTTTATCGGAGAACATGACAGAAGGTATGGAACGCCAATCCCAGATCATGTATCTTCTAAATGGCAAGACGTTAGTTCACTTATACAAGGCCTGATTGACACTGATCAAAAATTGGAGAAGGACGATTCATTTGACGCCGTAGTTGCCGCAGCAATGATCGCTTTTGGATTTGTGTTTATTCATCCATTCGTAGATGGTAACGGAAGAATACATAGATATCTCATACATCATGTCCTACTCAGAAAGGAATACGTTTCTAAAGGAATTATTTTCCCGGTTTCTGCAATAATCCTAAATGGATTGGATGAATACCGTCGCGTCTTAGAAAACTATTCAAAACCACGTCTTGATCAAATAGACTGGAAACCAACCAGAGATAACAATGTAGAAATACTAAACGATACAATTGATCTATACCGATATTTTGATGCAACTAAACAAGCGGAATTTTTATATAAGTGCGTTTTACAAACAGTAGAAAAAACAATCCCCGAAGAAGTCTCCTATCTTGAAAAATACGATCTCATGAAAGAATATTTAGATGATCATTTTGAGATGCCTGACAAGATTGTTGCACTTCTTGTACGTTTTCTTGAGCAAAACAATGGCGAGTTGTCTGAGAGAGCAAAAACAAAAGAGTTTCAGGAATTAAAAAACGAGGAAATAATAGTAATTGAGAACAAATATAAAGAGATCTTCGGGTAGTAACCTCTACGCATATCTCAGCTCATTCCAATAATTTAAAAAACGTGGGCTT from Pedobacter sp. WC2423 carries:
- a CDS encoding Fic family protein gives rise to the protein MASNNNHFSQKITVFHERTAPEEGSIVGYAALIGFFKLEVPLPDRLALISQKHKQYETQEWIVFTPRHQPEESLMGHLTFALKYEGIELGVLKKIFALVAPIDIESIISLEPTGQYSKRIWFLYEWLMGVNLDLKDLSAGNYVDLVDTKLQFGSHPLPSKRHRIRNNLPGVREFCPLVRKTSFLKNLIELDLAQQIKVIIGKIHPDVMARTAAFLLLKDSKASYAIEGEKPPQNRAQRWGRAIGQAGLKPIDKNELLRLQEIVIDNSRFTKMGWRTDEGFIGEHDRRYGTPIPDHVSSKWQDVSSLIQGLIDTDQKLEKDDSFDAVVAAAMIAFGFVFIHPFVDGNGRIHRYLIHHVLLRKEYVSKGIIFPVSAIILNGLDEYRRVLENYSKPRLDQIDWKPTRDNNVEILNDTIDLYRYFDATKQAEFLYKCVLQTVEKTIPEEVSYLEKYDLMKEYLDDHFEMPDKIVALLVRFLEQNNGELSERAKTKEFQELKNEEIIVIENKYKEIFG